In Aquimarina sp. TRL1, a single window of DNA contains:
- a CDS encoding peptidylprolyl isomerase: MKKLNLLLLALITIAFSSCEDKYPDLENGLYAEIITNKGTTVAKLHYNETPLTVANFVSLAEGTNTAVDSTYRGKKYYNGIIFHRVIKDFMIQTGDPLGTGTGDPGYKFPDEFVDSLTHNSKGILSMANSGPATNGSQFFITLKETPWLNKKHTVFGEVVIGQDVVDSIGVVETAPGDKPKSEVKMLEVNIIRKGDEAKAFDATSVFDEKLKALEEEKKEKERIAKEKQEKVAAKYSELKGKAKKLESGLEILVLTEGEGEKPKPTDFVNINYQGFFATGKIFDTNIAEKAKEHGIFDERRAAHPKGYAPMEMPYSPEAQMIPGFKEGVQQLNVGDKAILFIPYHLGYGEKGRGPIPPKTDLIFEIDLVSIVNKTQEEAPK; this comes from the coding sequence ATGAAAAAACTAAATCTTTTATTGTTAGCACTTATCACAATTGCTTTTAGTAGCTGTGAAGACAAATACCCGGATTTGGAAAACGGTTTATATGCAGAAATCATTACCAACAAGGGAACCACTGTTGCCAAATTACATTATAATGAAACACCGCTTACAGTAGCGAACTTTGTTTCTCTGGCAGAAGGAACCAATACAGCTGTAGATAGCACTTATAGAGGAAAAAAATACTACAACGGTATCATTTTCCACAGAGTTATCAAAGACTTCATGATTCAAACCGGAGATCCATTAGGAACCGGAACCGGAGACCCAGGGTATAAATTCCCTGATGAGTTTGTAGATTCTCTTACACATAACTCTAAAGGAATCCTTTCTATGGCGAATTCTGGTCCTGCTACCAATGGTAGTCAATTCTTCATTACACTAAAAGAAACTCCATGGCTAAATAAAAAACATACCGTATTTGGAGAAGTTGTTATTGGTCAGGATGTGGTAGATAGCATCGGAGTAGTAGAAACAGCTCCTGGGGATAAGCCTAAATCAGAAGTAAAAATGCTAGAAGTAAACATCATCAGAAAAGGAGACGAAGCAAAAGCTTTTGATGCCACAAGCGTATTTGATGAAAAACTAAAAGCATTAGAAGAAGAAAAAAAGGAGAAAGAGCGTATCGCTAAAGAAAAGCAAGAAAAAGTTGCTGCTAAATACAGTGAACTAAAAGGAAAAGCTAAAAAACTGGAAAGTGGTCTTGAAATCTTAGTACTTACTGAAGGAGAGGGAGAGAAGCCAAAACCAACAGATTTCGTTAACATCAACTACCAAGGATTTTTCGCTACCGGAAAAATATTCGACACGAATATTGCTGAAAAAGCAAAAGAGCACGGAATATTTGATGAACGTAGAGCGGCACACCCTAAAGGATATGCTCCTATGGAAATGCCATATTCTCCAGAAGCACAAATGATCCCAGGATTCAAAGAAGGAGTACAACAATTAAACGTTGGAGATAAAGCTATTCTTTTTATTCCTTACCACCTAGGATACGGGGAAAAAGGAAGAGGTCCTATTCCTCCTAAGACTGATTTAATCTTTGAAATTGATTTAGTTAGCATTGTTAACAAAACTCAGGAAGAAGCTCCTAAATAA
- a CDS encoding nucleoside-diphosphate kinase translates to MATNRTFTMLKPDAVRNGHIGAILEQITASGFRIVAMKLTQLTTDDAKAFYAVHSERPFYGELVEYMTSGPIVAAILEKDNAVEDFRTLIGATNPEEAAEGTIRKKYAASIGENAIHGSDSDENAAIEGAFHFAGREQF, encoded by the coding sequence ATGGCAACAAACAGAACTTTCACAATGCTTAAGCCGGATGCGGTAAGAAATGGACATATCGGAGCAATCCTTGAGCAAATTACTGCTTCAGGTTTTAGAATTGTAGCGATGAAACTTACACAATTAACTACGGATGATGCAAAGGCTTTTTATGCAGTACACAGTGAGCGTCCTTTCTACGGAGAGTTGGTTGAATATATGACTAGCGGACCAATTGTAGCTGCAATTTTAGAAAAAGATAATGCAGTTGAAGACTTTAGAACATTAATCGGTGCTACAAATCCTGAAGAGGCTGCAGAAGGTACTATCCGCAAAAAATATGCTGCTTCTATTGGTGAAAATGCTATTCATGGTAGTGATAGCGATGAGAATGCTGCTATTGAGGGAGCATTTCATTTTGCCGGAAGAGAGCAGTTTTAA
- a CDS encoding DUF3810 domain-containing protein, whose translation MQLTTKRILVFLLPLQIVIVKILSLVPEFVEQYYSNGIYPFISTLLRYALGWLPFSFGDIAYILLIFLLLRFLYKVLFKKKYSWKEILIEIGATLSIVYACFHILWGLNYYRMPLHSILQIEDQYDEEALIKVTEHLIEQANALHSELEQNDSVSVRIPYSKDDIFQKTVPAYQELGNTYPNFRYQPGSIKKSLLSLPLTYMGFSGYLNPVTNEAQVNALILPFKFPTTSCHEEAHQLGFAKENEANFIAVLATLASKDRYFNYSGTTFALRYCINDLYLRDEQKAICLLEKLRPGIRKNYQEVRDFWDQYQNPIEPLFKSTYDSYLKANNQPDGIETYSYVSALIVNYFKDKSFKK comes from the coding sequence ATGCAATTGACAACAAAACGTATTCTTGTATTTTTACTCCCATTACAAATAGTAATTGTAAAAATACTCTCTCTTGTCCCGGAGTTTGTAGAACAATATTATAGTAATGGTATTTATCCTTTTATCAGTACATTGTTGCGATATGCTTTGGGCTGGTTGCCCTTTTCTTTTGGAGATATCGCCTATATCCTTCTCATTTTTTTACTCCTTCGGTTTTTATACAAAGTACTCTTCAAAAAAAAGTATTCCTGGAAAGAGATCCTAATAGAAATCGGAGCTACTTTATCAATTGTATATGCTTGTTTTCATATATTATGGGGATTAAACTACTATAGAATGCCGCTTCATTCCATTCTTCAAATCGAAGATCAATACGATGAAGAAGCCCTTATCAAAGTGACTGAACATTTAATAGAGCAAGCTAATGCACTTCATTCAGAACTAGAACAAAATGATTCAGTTTCCGTACGAATTCCATATTCTAAAGATGATATTTTTCAAAAAACAGTTCCTGCCTATCAGGAATTGGGGAATACATATCCCAATTTTCGATACCAACCTGGAAGTATAAAAAAATCTTTATTAAGTCTACCTTTGACATATATGGGATTTAGTGGGTACCTAAACCCTGTTACGAATGAAGCACAGGTAAATGCCTTAATCTTACCTTTTAAATTCCCTACAACAAGTTGCCATGAAGAAGCACATCAATTAGGGTTTGCTAAAGAAAATGAAGCTAATTTTATTGCTGTATTAGCAACACTGGCTTCAAAGGACCGATATTTTAATTATAGCGGAACTACCTTTGCACTCAGATACTGCATAAATGATTTATACCTGAGAGATGAGCAAAAAGCAATTTGTTTACTCGAAAAATTACGTCCGGGAATCCGTAAAAATTATCAGGAAGTGCGAGATTTCTGGGATCAATATCAAAATCCTATTGAGCCACTTTTCAAAAGTACTTATGACAGCTATTTAAAAGCTAATAATCAACCGGATGGAATTGAAACATACAGCTATGTTTCGGCTTTAATTGTTAACTATTTCAAAGATAAAAGCTTCAAAAAGTAA
- a CDS encoding aminoacyl-histidine dipeptidase, with the protein MSSEIRKLEPVSVWNKFADLNEVPRPSKKEERVIAFMKSFGESLGLETKVDKIGNVFINKPATPGLEDRKTVVMQSHLDMVHQKNADTVFDFDTQGIEMYVEGDWVKAAGTTLGADNGLGVATIMAILESTDIPHPAIEALFTIDEETGMTGAMGLEAGWLTGDILLNLDTEEDDEIGVGCAGGIDVTASMSYKEETLEGAYAGYSIAVRGLNGGHSGMDIHKGLGNANKIMNRVLHLGITQFGLRVHEVRGGSLRNAIPRESFAKVQVPVAEVTAFEAESKRLIATIKNDFSITEADLEIVIENTEVPLQVVSEAVSTKLIKAIYAAHNGVYRMSPSIADLVEASNNIAKVTIGGGEVIIECLTRSSVESSKEDVVNTLTATFELCGCQVKTSGDYPGWAPNMESPILKVLDTLYQKLNGEKAHIAACHAGLECGILGQNYPDMDMISFGPTILGAHSPDERASISSLQKYWKFVKEILANIPKQ; encoded by the coding sequence ATGAGTTCAGAAATAAGAAAGCTGGAGCCGGTATCAGTCTGGAATAAGTTTGCAGATCTTAATGAGGTTCCCAGACCTTCAAAAAAAGAAGAGCGGGTTATCGCATTTATGAAATCTTTTGGAGAGTCATTGGGATTGGAGACAAAGGTAGATAAAATAGGAAATGTATTTATTAATAAACCGGCTACTCCTGGATTAGAAGATCGAAAAACGGTAGTGATGCAATCACATCTTGATATGGTACATCAAAAAAATGCGGATACGGTTTTCGATTTTGACACACAGGGAATAGAAATGTATGTAGAGGGAGATTGGGTAAAAGCAGCTGGAACAACACTTGGTGCTGATAATGGATTAGGAGTAGCTACGATTATGGCTATATTAGAATCGACAGATATTCCGCATCCTGCTATTGAAGCACTGTTTACGATTGATGAAGAAACTGGTATGACCGGGGCAATGGGTTTAGAAGCTGGATGGTTAACAGGAGATATTTTACTAAATCTGGATACAGAAGAAGATGATGAAATAGGAGTAGGCTGTGCTGGAGGAATCGATGTAACAGCTTCGATGTCCTATAAAGAAGAAACATTAGAAGGTGCATATGCCGGATATTCAATTGCTGTAAGAGGTTTGAATGGAGGACATTCCGGGATGGATATTCATAAAGGGTTAGGAAATGCGAATAAGATAATGAATCGCGTATTGCATCTTGGGATTACTCAGTTTGGACTGAGAGTTCATGAGGTCCGTGGTGGGAGTTTACGAAATGCCATTCCAAGAGAAAGTTTTGCCAAAGTACAAGTACCTGTAGCGGAAGTTACAGCATTTGAAGCTGAAAGTAAGAGGTTAATAGCAACTATTAAAAATGATTTTTCTATTACAGAAGCCGATTTGGAAATTGTAATAGAAAATACAGAAGTCCCTTTACAGGTCGTAAGTGAAGCGGTAAGTACTAAGTTAATAAAAGCGATATACGCCGCGCATAATGGAGTGTATAGAATGAGTCCTTCCATAGCAGATCTTGTAGAAGCCTCTAATAATATAGCCAAAGTAACAATAGGGGGAGGAGAGGTTATTATCGAATGTCTGACCAGGAGTAGTGTAGAATCTTCTAAGGAGGATGTCGTAAATACCTTAACAGCTACTTTTGAGCTATGCGGATGTCAGGTGAAGACAAGTGGTGATTATCCTGGATGGGCACCAAATATGGAGTCTCCGATTTTAAAGGTTTTAGATACATTATATCAAAAGTTAAATGGAGAAAAAGCACATATAGCAGCCTGTCATGCAGGATTGGAATGTGGAATATTAGGACAAAACTACCCGGATATGGATATGATTTCTTTTGGTCCTACCATTTTAGGAGCACATTCCCCGGATGAACGTGCAAGCATTTCTTCCCTACAAAAATATTGGAAGTTTGTCAAAGAGATTTTAGCAAATATTCCGAAACAGTAA
- a CDS encoding S8 family serine peptidase yields MITKKNVLLAFLLFSIFVTAQDKADREQIKQQTNVQALQKIIEQSERQLKNNFTKATKQKIPLSRTNKDGALGVLYSFDKQGNPVYAYDDNVDAAISCRANKIWRGGSTGLNLTGSGIEIGVWESGAASPTHQELRGSTSNGDGALPTNHGTHTGGTLIAKGIVPAARGFASEATLKSYTATGMVAEAASFAAAGGILANNSNSPIGPYGLYDDNARDMDNVAYNAPFYLHCKSAGNNGGRYGSIYGNQLAKNLFVVANANDVPNYTGPTSVTMASSSTYGPPKDWRVKPDITNNGVDVYSSDAISDTSYSSKTGTSMSTPATAGTVALLQQYYKSKNGVYMKAATAKALVIGTADEIGAHDGPDFRGGWGLVNAERAAAVITNNGAAAVIEETRLRSGGTYTRSITSDGRTPLAVTVVWNDPAGTPTSGNALALVNDLDLRVIGGNNTYFPWVMVPNATYDNYTDPAQKGDNFRDNVEKIDAVLPAGTYRIEVTHKGTLSNNSQDFSLVINGIKTNPDTIPPTPPTNVTAVGVYSTTIALSWNAATDNIGVTSYEIFQDGVRVGTSTDTAYTVTGLRPLTTYRFYVKAKDGAGNVSTNSNTVSVTTVATPACTGVTSFPYTESFETDFGVWVNATTDDIQWTRDSGGTPSTGTGPSSGQQGAYYIYTEASTNVSPVGSPNKVAILDSPCIDLKGTADYSMEFGYHMKGTAMGTMELLVSTDNGVTYSSLWSKTGTQGSNWNQARVSLSPYAGSVIKLRIKGVTGSGWSSDMALDNLRILEMVPDNESPTPPTAVMASSVSSNSILLSWTASTDNVGVTGYDIFQDGVKVGTSASSSYQVVGLSPTTAYRFYVRATDAAGNISGNSNVVNVTTTATPSCSGVSVFPYTESFETGLGMWTNELGDDIQWTRDSGGTPSFGTGPSSGQQGAYYLYTEASSNTTPVGNPNKVALLTSDCIDLSAGSNYSLEFGYHMRGNAMGKMEVLLSTDDGNTYTSIWSRSGSQGSNWNQAVVALSNYAGTVIKLQIKGVTGNSWSSDMAIDHIKIISIAKGNTQKDSFDDAFTEKEEGNEFTGLILYPNPVSSSVVHLYYPQYDEKVKTIFIVRDVLGNTIEKAKLYSYKMDYSVKYLPAGMYFVSVVTPEKTINKTFVKK; encoded by the coding sequence ATGATTACAAAAAAGAATGTTTTGTTGGCTTTCTTACTGTTTTCGATTTTCGTCACAGCGCAGGATAAAGCAGATAGAGAGCAAATAAAACAACAGACAAACGTACAAGCGTTACAGAAGATTATTGAACAGTCAGAGCGTCAGCTCAAAAATAATTTTACAAAGGCTACTAAACAAAAAATCCCCCTAAGCAGAACTAATAAAGATGGTGCTCTGGGAGTCTTGTATTCTTTTGATAAACAAGGAAATCCGGTATATGCTTATGATGATAATGTCGATGCTGCGATTAGTTGTCGGGCGAATAAGATATGGAGAGGAGGAAGTACGGGATTAAATCTAACAGGTTCAGGGATCGAAATTGGTGTTTGGGAGAGTGGTGCAGCCAGTCCAACCCATCAGGAGCTCAGAGGAAGTACCTCTAATGGAGATGGGGCTTTGCCAACGAATCACGGAACCCATACAGGAGGGACGCTAATTGCCAAAGGAATTGTTCCAGCAGCTAGAGGATTTGCTTCAGAGGCAACATTAAAAAGTTATACTGCAACAGGAATGGTCGCAGAAGCTGCCAGTTTTGCGGCTGCCGGAGGAATCCTGGCAAATAATTCAAATTCTCCAATTGGTCCTTATGGTTTGTATGATGATAATGCCAGAGATATGGATAATGTAGCCTATAATGCCCCGTTCTATCTACATTGCAAATCAGCAGGAAATAACGGAGGAAGATATGGATCTATATATGGAAACCAATTAGCTAAGAATTTATTTGTTGTTGCCAATGCGAATGATGTACCTAATTATACAGGACCAACATCGGTAACTATGGCAAGTTCCAGTACCTATGGACCTCCTAAAGATTGGAGAGTAAAACCTGATATTACCAATAATGGAGTAGATGTATATTCATCAGATGCTATTAGTGATACCAGTTATAGTTCTAAAACAGGAACTTCGATGTCTACTCCTGCTACTGCTGGGACTGTTGCCTTATTGCAGCAGTATTACAAAAGTAAAAACGGAGTATATATGAAAGCTGCTACCGCAAAAGCACTTGTTATAGGTACGGCAGATGAAATAGGAGCTCATGATGGTCCTGACTTTAGAGGAGGATGGGGATTGGTAAATGCAGAAAGAGCTGCAGCAGTTATTACCAATAATGGAGCCGCAGCTGTTATCGAAGAGACTAGACTTCGCTCTGGGGGAACATATACTCGGTCAATTACTTCTGATGGAAGAACTCCTTTGGCAGTTACTGTAGTGTGGAATGATCCGGCAGGAACCCCAACTTCGGGAAATGCATTGGCATTAGTAAATGATTTGGATCTTAGGGTTATAGGAGGGAATAATACTTATTTTCCTTGGGTGATGGTTCCCAATGCAACCTATGATAATTATACTGACCCTGCACAAAAAGGAGATAACTTTAGAGACAATGTAGAGAAAATTGATGCCGTTTTACCAGCAGGGACGTACCGAATTGAGGTCACACATAAAGGAACACTAAGTAATAATTCACAAGATTTTTCTTTGGTGATAAATGGAATTAAAACAAATCCAGATACGATACCTCCAACACCTCCTACAAATGTAACCGCAGTTGGAGTATATTCAACTACGATAGCACTTTCATGGAACGCGGCAACGGATAATATCGGAGTGACATCCTATGAGATTTTTCAGGACGGAGTTCGTGTAGGAACTTCTACGGATACGGCATATACTGTTACCGGGCTTCGCCCGTTAACCACTTATCGTTTTTATGTAAAGGCGAAAGATGGTGCTGGAAACGTATCGACCAATAGTAATACAGTTAGTGTTACCACTGTAGCAACACCAGCATGTACTGGAGTAACTTCATTTCCGTATACAGAAAGCTTTGAAACAGACTTTGGCGTTTGGGTAAACGCAACTACTGATGATATCCAATGGACCAGAGATTCAGGAGGAACTCCCTCTACAGGAACGGGACCTTCATCGGGACAACAGGGAGCCTATTATATTTATACAGAAGCCTCTACTAATGTAAGCCCGGTAGGGAGTCCTAATAAAGTAGCTATTTTGGATAGCCCATGTATCGACCTAAAAGGAACAGCAGATTATTCGATGGAATTTGGATATCATATGAAAGGGACTGCTATGGGAACCATGGAATTATTAGTGAGTACAGATAATGGAGTAACGTATTCATCACTTTGGTCAAAAACAGGAACTCAGGGAAGTAACTGGAATCAGGCAAGGGTTTCTTTGTCTCCATATGCCGGATCGGTTATTAAACTGAGAATAAAAGGTGTTACAGGGAGTGGATGGAGTAGTGATATGGCATTGGATAACCTTCGTATTTTAGAAATGGTACCAGATAATGAGTCACCAACTCCTCCAACGGCAGTAATGGCTTCCTCTGTTTCTTCTAATTCAATACTTCTTTCATGGACAGCATCTACGGATAATGTAGGAGTCACTGGGTATGACATATTTCAGGATGGAGTAAAAGTGGGAACTTCAGCGTCCAGTTCTTATCAGGTTGTCGGGCTTTCGCCTACTACAGCTTATCGCTTTTATGTAAGAGCTACAGATGCAGCAGGAAATATTTCGGGAAATAGTAATGTGGTTAATGTAACAACAACTGCGACCCCTTCTTGTTCTGGAGTAAGTGTTTTTCCTTACACAGAAAGTTTTGAAACAGGTTTAGGTATGTGGACAAATGAGCTAGGAGATGATATTCAGTGGACCAGAGATTCGGGAGGAACCCCTTCATTTGGTACAGGTCCCTCATCGGGGCAACAAGGAGCTTATTATCTTTATACCGAAGCGTCTTCTAATACCACTCCCGTGGGAAATCCTAATAAAGTAGCTTTACTGACCAGTGACTGTATTGACTTAAGTGCAGGGAGTAATTATTCGTTGGAGTTCGGGTATCATATGAGAGGAAATGCAATGGGGAAGATGGAAGTATTATTGAGTACGGATGATGGAAATACATATACATCTATTTGGTCCCGATCAGGAAGTCAGGGATCTAATTGGAATCAGGCAGTTGTCGCTTTGTCTAATTATGCGGGAACAGTGATTAAGTTACAGATAAAGGGGGTTACCGGCAATAGCTGGAGTAGTGATATGGCAATTGATCATATAAAAATAATATCTATTGCTAAAGGAAATACCCAGAAAGACTCTTTTGACGATGCGTTTACTGAAAAGGAAGAAGGAAATGAATTTACAGGGCTGATACTATATCCGAATCCGGTTAGTTCTTCTGTAGTGCACTTATATTATCCTCAATATGATGAGAAAGTAAAGACAATATTCATTGTCAGAGATGTATTGGGAAATACTATTGAAAAGGCAAAACTTTATTCTTATAAAATGGATTATAGTGTGAAATATTTACCTGCGGGGATGTATTTTGTGAGTGTAGTAACTCCCGAAAAAACAATTAATAAAACATTTGTAAAAAAATAA
- the gldI gene encoding gliding motility-associated peptidyl-prolyl isomerase GldI, producing MRLTTILLLFCLGIATISCKTPEARRPLSTSSGSFMSESIHRNKELSAREEALILKIIALDSTNTYIASENGFWYYYQKKDTLTNRTPKFGDVVRFTYNLSDLNNTIIYSEKELDTVTYAIDKEELFLGLREGLKLMKQGEKITFLFPSYQAYGYYGDDHKIGTNIPLKAEVTLNSIKQESTTKN from the coding sequence ATGCGATTAACGACCATTCTCTTATTATTTTGTCTGGGTATTGCTACAATCTCATGTAAGACTCCGGAAGCCAGAAGACCTCTCAGTACTTCTTCGGGTTCTTTTATGAGCGAATCTATTCATAGAAACAAGGAACTATCTGCCAGAGAAGAAGCACTCATCCTCAAAATCATCGCCCTCGATAGTACCAATACCTACATTGCTTCTGAAAATGGTTTTTGGTATTATTATCAAAAAAAAGACACACTTACCAACCGAACTCCTAAGTTTGGAGATGTTGTTCGTTTTACCTATAACCTAAGTGATTTGAACAATACTATTATTTATAGCGAAAAAGAATTAGATACTGTCACCTATGCAATTGATAAGGAAGAATTGTTTTTAGGTCTTAGAGAAGGTTTAAAGCTCATGAAACAGGGAGAAAAAATAACATTTCTCTTTCCCTCATATCAGGCATATGGATATTATGGGGATGATCACAAGATTGGGACAAATATTCCGTTAAAAGCAGAAGTAACATTAAACTCTATAAAACAAGAATCAACAACAAAAAATTAA
- a CDS encoding bifunctional oligoribonuclease/PAP phosphatase NrnA — protein sequence MNADEILEIKELLSTPKKIVIIPHKNPDGDAIGSTLGLSLYLKGLGHDSTVITPNDYPSFLKWIPGEETILKYENETDASQKLIEEADIIFTLDFNHFSRTGDMEAFLEKQATTFIMIDHHQQPDDYATYTYSDTSMSSTCQMVYHFIEQLGDTEKISPEIATCIYVGIMTDTGSFRFRSTTSTTHKVIAALIDKGADNTAIHERIYDANTYSRLQLQGVALKNLKVLPEYKTAYITLSQKELDDHQFKKGDTEGFVNMGLSLEGIIFAVIFIENKGENIIKISLRSKGAFSVNQFSRNHFEGGGHHNAAGGKSNLSMEETVEKFINILPSYKTELCD from the coding sequence ATGAATGCAGATGAAATATTAGAAATCAAGGAGCTTTTATCTACTCCAAAAAAAATCGTTATTATCCCACATAAGAATCCGGATGGAGATGCTATTGGTTCTACATTAGGGCTATCACTCTATTTAAAAGGATTAGGTCATGATTCGACAGTGATCACTCCTAATGATTATCCCTCCTTTTTGAAATGGATTCCCGGGGAAGAAACAATTCTTAAATATGAGAATGAAACAGATGCATCTCAAAAATTGATCGAAGAAGCTGATATCATATTCACCCTGGACTTTAATCATTTCTCAAGAACCGGAGACATGGAAGCTTTTCTGGAAAAACAAGCGACTACTTTTATCATGATTGATCATCATCAGCAACCTGATGATTATGCTACGTATACTTATAGTGATACAAGTATGAGTTCCACCTGTCAAATGGTATATCATTTTATTGAACAACTCGGTGATACAGAAAAAATAAGTCCGGAAATAGCTACCTGCATTTATGTAGGTATTATGACTGATACCGGATCATTCAGATTTAGATCTACTACCAGTACTACTCATAAAGTAATTGCAGCCCTCATCGATAAAGGAGCAGACAATACTGCTATACACGAACGTATTTATGATGCCAATACCTATTCGAGATTGCAACTACAGGGTGTAGCACTAAAGAACCTAAAAGTACTACCAGAATATAAAACAGCTTATATTACCTTATCTCAAAAAGAGTTAGATGACCACCAATTCAAAAAAGGAGATACAGAAGGTTTCGTAAATATGGGATTATCTCTGGAAGGAATTATCTTTGCTGTGATTTTTATTGAAAACAAAGGAGAAAATATTATAAAAATATCCCTACGCTCAAAAGGAGCGTTCTCTGTAAACCAATTTTCCAGAAATCATTTTGAAGGAGGAGGTCACCATAATGCTGCCGGAGGAAAAAGTAATCTTAGTATGGAAGAGACGGTTGAGAAATTTATTAATATCTTACCGTCCTATAAAACCGAATTATGCGATTAA
- a CDS encoding S41 family peptidase, with amino-acid sequence MKKHVPFILVLLIQFGFSQEIDIEKLTLDDYLSDLETLDKTIEAQHPNPYKYVSKELQLKNKKNAIKRLKKEPSYHHFIQALNRFGDGHLSYTPPEDFIDYTIMNDIFFPFPVLVRGGKMFINYKNTTLPFGTEITAIEKIATKEIIDKLHYYIHGDGYIKTNTETNISSDFPFYYSNYIQKNVTSFSIEYKNINTGSLKTIQVPAVDYYELYRRAFQAMHPINKLEQYKTIHGHYLPDSKTGILTVNSFNINEAYAYKEFSKFFKKMNADQYKTVIIDIRNNPGGNPNIAALLFSFITDTNFKNLFNYKTSTIKLYSENLIDENGAPVGYEGIKNFENFLYQRFDKKDSIYIGNDRLKEGILENFPPDKDNFKGTVYTTIGGNTFSAAVYFAKLFKDHKRGSIVGIETGGNENTTFAGWFMNYKLPKTKLRVRIPITELYFGDVIDTPHGIIPDHIVPVDQYMKYLLEEKDPELQFILDREHK; translated from the coding sequence ATGAAAAAACATGTACCCTTTATTCTCGTATTATTAATACAGTTTGGTTTTTCTCAGGAAATCGACATTGAAAAACTCACATTAGATGACTACTTATCGGATTTAGAAACACTTGACAAAACGATTGAAGCTCAACACCCTAATCCGTATAAGTACGTATCAAAAGAATTACAATTAAAAAACAAAAAAAATGCGATCAAACGTTTAAAAAAAGAGCCTTCCTATCATCATTTTATACAAGCGTTAAATCGATTCGGAGATGGTCATCTCAGTTACACTCCTCCTGAAGATTTTATAGATTACACTATTATGAACGACATTTTCTTTCCTTTTCCTGTACTCGTAAGGGGTGGAAAAATGTTTATTAATTATAAAAACACCACCCTTCCCTTTGGAACGGAGATTACTGCTATAGAAAAAATAGCTACAAAAGAAATCATAGATAAACTTCACTACTATATTCATGGAGATGGGTATATCAAAACAAATACAGAAACAAACATTTCATCTGACTTCCCTTTTTATTACTCTAATTACATTCAAAAAAATGTTACTTCATTTTCAATAGAATACAAGAACATAAATACAGGTTCTCTGAAAACAATTCAAGTTCCCGCTGTAGATTATTATGAATTATACAGAAGAGCTTTTCAGGCAATGCATCCGATTAATAAACTGGAACAATACAAAACAATTCACGGTCATTATCTTCCTGATTCGAAAACGGGAATTCTAACAGTTAATAGTTTTAATATAAACGAAGCATACGCTTATAAAGAATTTAGTAAGTTTTTCAAAAAAATGAATGCTGATCAATATAAGACGGTTATTATCGATATTCGAAACAATCCCGGGGGAAATCCAAATATTGCAGCTTTATTATTTTCATTTATTACAGATACTAATTTTAAAAATCTATTTAATTATAAGACTAGTACTATTAAATTGTATTCTGAAAATCTGATCGATGAAAATGGAGCACCTGTAGGGTATGAAGGAATTAAAAATTTCGAAAACTTCCTGTACCAACGTTTTGATAAAAAAGACAGTATTTACATCGGAAATGATCGATTAAAAGAAGGAATTTTAGAAAACTTCCCTCCGGACAAAGACAATTTTAAAGGAACTGTATATACTACTATAGGAGGAAATACTTTTTCTGCGGCCGTGTATTTCGCTAAACTATTCAAAGATCATAAAAGAGGAAGTATTGTAGGAATAGAAACAGGTGGAAATGAAAACACCACTTTTGCCGGGTGGTTCATGAACTATAAACTTCCAAAAACGAAATTAAGAGTTCGAATTCCTATTACCGAACTATATTTTGGGGATGTGATTGACACCCCACATGGAATTATTCCTGATCATATAGTTCCTGTAGATCAATACATGAAGTATCTTCTAGAAGAAAAAGATCCTGAACTACAATTTATCCTTGATCGAGAACATAAATAA